The sequence GCAGGGCGCCGGTCAGGTCCAGCACGGCGACCAGGAACACGCGCCCGTCAGCCAGGGTCACGCTGCGGGCGGCGTAGGTGTGGCCGCCGGCGCCGCGGCCGATCTGGCCGACCCACAGGCTGCGGCCCGAGGCGGCGGCCGCGCGCGCGGCCCTCGTCCAGTCGCCCTGCACGTCGCCGCTGACCGCGCGCACGCCATCGTCGCCGACCACGGCCACGGCGCGGACGGCCGGCTTAGCGGCGCCGAGAGCGGCCTCGGCCGCGTCCATCGGCGCGGTCGGCAGCCGCGCCAGCAGCGTTCCGGCGGCCGAAAGCGCCGCGTCGGTGCGCGCCACCACCGCCTCGGTGCGGGCGGCCAGGCCGGCCGACAGCACGGCCGGTCCCGCAGCCCTGGCCTCGGCGCTGTCGGCGCCCGACCGCTCCAGCCGCGCGACTCCCACCACGGTATAGATGGCCAGCAGGAACAGGGCCGACAGCACGAAGATGCGGAAATGGGTGGCGGTCAGGGCCTTGGGCGCAGCCGCGCGCGAGGCCGCAGCCGCGTCCGTCCGGACGCGCGTGCGTTCCCGCCGGCCCTGATGGGCGCCGATCGCGGCCTGTCGCCCCGCCAATACGCTCTACTTCCCTTCGCGAGTCAGTTAACGGCGAGCTTAGACGCGACCGGTGAATCGTGTCACCAGACCGAATCGTCTCAGATAGCCGATTTCCCTGTGCGGAGAAGGGTTAGCGCCGGCGAGCCGAAGCCGCTGTCCTCGGGCCGTCAGCCGGAGCAGACTGGCCCGCACGGATCGAAGGGCGAGCAGCGGCGATGACGGCCTATCTGGTGCTGGACTTCTCCATCAACGACCTCCGGGGCTTCCTGCCCTATGTCGAGGCCATTCCGGCGTTCATCGAAAAGCACGGCGGCCGATACATCGTCCGCGGCGCCGAGCCGACCGTCATGGAGGGCGACTGGGCCCCCGAACGGCTGGTCATCCTCGAATTTCCCGCCCGCGAAAACGCCGAGGCCTTCCTGAACGATCCCGACGCGCAGAGCCTGTTCAGCCTGCGCCATCGGACGACCAACAGTCGGTTGGTGCTGGTCGAGG is a genomic window of Phenylobacterium montanum containing:
- a CDS encoding DUF1330 domain-containing protein, with the protein product MTAYLVLDFSINDLRGFLPYVEAIPAFIEKHGGRYIVRGAEPTVMEGDWAPERLVILEFPARENAEAFLNDPDAQSLFSLRHRTTNSRLVLVEGCD